The genomic DNA GGAACATAATTTCCATAATGCTCACGCTCTGGATGATAGACAACACCTATAGCCCTATGGTCGTAAACAGTGCCAGAGCCAAAACTGTCTCTTATCTCATCCATTAATAAATAGAAGTTATCAGGGGATATATCATGAAGGAGCTTTTCCCAACTCCCCTCTCTTGCTGTTGGCACCTGCATAATTTCCTGTTTTGCTCCCCAAGACCTGCCAGCCATTACAGTTCCTTGATAACTACCAAGCCCTACCAATTTCACTGCTTGATCTCCATATTGTTCCCGTGCTAGCTGGCCAATATTAATCATGCCATCATCTTGCATATCCGTAAATCTTGCATCTCCAATATGCGTATTGTGTTCCCAAACAATGGCTTTTGCCTCTTTGCCATGAAATTGTAGTAAACGGTTCAGGGTTTCCATCATATGGTAGTCACGGATATTCCAAGAGTCTGGCCCTGGCTTGATCATAGCTCGGTAATAACGTTCAGCATTGACAGCCACCCAAGCATTTTGCTCTGTACTTAGACGAGCTTCTATATCTGTATCATCATGAAGCATCTTAGCTTGAATTGTTTGCAGTAACTCAATTACCTGATTTTCACAAGTTTTAGGCACCAAGTACGTTGCCCAAGCATATTGCTGGCCATCATCTTTCTCCCAGTAAGGTTCGAAACAACGTATAGCTTGTTTAGCCACAC from Candidatus Amoebophilus asiaticus 5a2 includes the following:
- a CDS encoding erythromycin esterase family protein — encoded protein: MQKDWNLMDTIQSNKHSLQDEKDLDALIKHICDAKIVMLGEASHGTHEYYAGRALISRRLIEEKGFNFITVEGDWPPCYQINRFIKNYVGRQKDIQEVLQVFDRWPTWMWANWEIAAFSWWLHQYNLKHVPLNRIGFYGLDVYSLWESLQAIVNYLEKEDPEAASVAKQAIRCFEPYWEKDDGQQYAWATYLVPKTCENQVIELLQTIQAKMLHDDTDIEARLSTEQNAWVAVNAERYYRAMIKPGPDSWNIRDYHMMETLNRLLQFHGKEAKAIVWEHNTHIGDARFTDMQDDGMINIGQLAREQYGDQAVKLVGLGSYQGTVMAGRSWGAKQEIMQVPTAREGSWEKLLHDISPDNFYLLMDEIRDSFGSGTVYDHRAIGVVYHPEREHYGNYVPSQIANRYDAFVYYDETQALHPIKHEKKLTKMPETYPWNF